A window from Mauremys reevesii isolate NIE-2019 linkage group 9, ASM1616193v1, whole genome shotgun sequence encodes these proteins:
- the GPR171 gene encoding probable G-protein coupled receptor 171 — protein sequence MSLSNISNCSVYRQMESFTYFYYLIFLIGFIGSCFALWAFTQKDQKQKCMSIYLINLLTADFLLTMALPVKIIVDLGIAPWKLKIFHCQVTACLIYINMYLSIIFLGLVSMDRCLQLMHSTKIYRIQEPGFAKMLSAVVWIMVLLIMVPNMVIPIKEIEQKPTVGCIDFKTTFGKDWHVFTNFICTAIFLNFSAMILISNFLVVRQLYQHKYSESYANVKKAQVNILLVTAGYIMCFVPYHIVRIPYTLSQSDAITDCLLKQSLFKAKESTLLLAVLNLCFDPVLYFYLSKTFRLKITETFTAHKETKTLTGEVVH from the coding sequence ATGTCCTTAAGCAATATCTCAAATTGCAGTGTCTACAGACAAATGGAATCATTTACCTATTTTTACTACTTAATTTTCCTTATTGGATTTATTGGGAGTTGTTTTGCCCTATGGGCATTCACTCAAAAGGATCAGAAACAAAAATGTATGAGCATCTACCTAATTAACCTCTTAACAGCTGACTTCCTGTTGACTATGGCATTGCCAGTAAAAATAATTGTTGACTTAGGTATCGCCCCCTGGAAACTGAAGATATTCCACTGTCAAGTCACAGCTTGCCTCATCTATATTAACATGTATTTATCAATCATATTTTTGGGACTGGTAAGCATGGACCGCTGCCTTCAGTTAATGCACAGTACTAAGATCTATCGAATCCAAGAACCTGGATTTGCCAAGATGTTATCTGCAGTTGTATGGATAATGGTTCTCCTTATAATGGTACCTAACATGGTGATTCCAATCAAAGAAATAGAACAAAAGCCTACTGTGGGGTGTATTGATTtcaaaacaacatttggaaaagaTTGGCATGTGTTTACTAATTTCATATGTACAGCAATATTCCTGAATTTTTCAGCCATGATACTTATTTCCAATTTTCTTGTTGTTAGACAACTTTACCAACACAAATACAGCGAGAGTTATGCAAATGTAAAGAAAGCTCAGGTAAATATACTGTTAGTAACGGCAGGCTACATCATGTGTTTCGTTCCTTACCACATTGTTCGGATCCCGTATACTTTGAGCCAGAGTGATGCTATAACCGATTGCCTTCTGAAACAATCCCTCTTTAAAGCAAAGGAATCCACTCTGCTGTTGGCAGTGTTAAATCTCTGTTTTGATcctgttttgtatttttatctTTCCAAGACATTTAGACTGAAAATTACTGAGACTTTTACAGCACATAAAGAAACAAAGACTCTCACGGGAGAAGTAGTACACTGA